Proteins encoded together in one Coffea arabica cultivar ET-39 chromosome 2c, Coffea Arabica ET-39 HiFi, whole genome shotgun sequence window:
- the LOC113731316 gene encoding HVA22-like protein k isoform X2, whose product MAMFGSNMAGEVGLRLLLCPLGSNVVTRTACCSVGMVLPVYSTFKAIETRDQNEQQKWLLYWAAYGSFSIVEMFTDKFLYWFPLYYQMKFAFLVWLQLPSVEAKFVSAHQAEFQFAKTLLRRILLSARDIIRPGQQINGAVEGPREHVETSESEDEE is encoded by the exons ATGGCTATGTTCGGATCAAACATGGCCGGCGAG GTTGGGTTGCGGTTACTTCTCTGTCCCCTTGGTTCTAATGTTGTCACCCGAACAGCGTG CTGTTCTGTTGGAATGGTTTTGCCTGTTTACTCTACTTTTAAAGCAATTGAAACAAGGGATCAAAATGAGCAGCAGAAGTGGCTATTGTACTGGGCAG CTTATGGATCTTTTAGTATTGTTGAGATGTTCACAGATAAATTTCTCTACTG GTTTCCTCTCTATTATCAGATGAAGTTTGCATTTCTTGTTTGGCTTCAGCTTCCTTCTGTTGAG GCTAAATTCGTCAGTGCCCATCAAGCAGAATTCCAATTTGCTAAGACACTTCTTAGAAGGATATTACTATCAG CTCGGGATATCATTCGCCCCGGGCAACAAATCAATGGTGCAGTTGAAGGTCCAAGAGAGCATGTAGAGACTTCAGAATCAGAAGACGAGGAATAA
- the LOC113731316 gene encoding HVA22-like protein k isoform X1, which produces MAMFGSNMAGEVGLRLLLCPLGSNVVTRTACCSVGMVLPVYSTFKAIETRDQNEQQKWLLYWAAYGSFSIVEMFTDKFLYWFPLYYQMKFAFLVWLQLPSVEGARQLYVHHLRPFLVRHQARLDQIVGCLYGEMAKFVSAHQAEFQFAKTLLRRILLSARDIIRPGQQINGAVEGPREHVETSESEDEE; this is translated from the exons ATGGCTATGTTCGGATCAAACATGGCCGGCGAG GTTGGGTTGCGGTTACTTCTCTGTCCCCTTGGTTCTAATGTTGTCACCCGAACAGCGTG CTGTTCTGTTGGAATGGTTTTGCCTGTTTACTCTACTTTTAAAGCAATTGAAACAAGGGATCAAAATGAGCAGCAGAAGTGGCTATTGTACTGGGCAG CTTATGGATCTTTTAGTATTGTTGAGATGTTCACAGATAAATTTCTCTACTG GTTTCCTCTCTATTATCAGATGAAGTTTGCATTTCTTGTTTGGCTTCAGCTTCCTTCTGTTGAG GGTGCAAGGCAATTGTATGTGCATCATCTGCGCCCATTCCTTGTCAGGCATCAAGCTAGACTTGATCAAATTGTAGGATGCTTGTATGGTGAAATG GCTAAATTCGTCAGTGCCCATCAAGCAGAATTCCAATTTGCTAAGACACTTCTTAGAAGGATATTACTATCAG CTCGGGATATCATTCGCCCCGGGCAACAAATCAATGGTGCAGTTGAAGGTCCAAGAGAGCATGTAGAGACTTCAGAATCAGAAGACGAGGAATAA
- the LOC113726341 gene encoding arabinosyltransferase RRA3-like codes for MMMGGRRDGPLMRSNEKGRRSRIAAAIAIGVVFGCVFALLYPHGLFVSTPLHSIASKSYLQFNLSSCESSERISMLKSEYVAAYKKNAELKKQIQELTGKLRLAEQGKDNAQKQVLVLGEQQKTGPFGTVKSSRTNPTVVPDVSANPRLAKILEKVAVNRELIVALANSNVKNMLEVWFSSIKRVGIPNYLVVALDEEIANLCRHNNVPVYERDPDNGIDLVGRTGGNHAVSGLKFQILREFLQLGYSVLLSDVDIVYLQNPFEHFHRDSDVESMTDGHDNRTAYGYDDVFDEPSMGWARYAHTMRIWVYNSGFFYIRPTIPSIELLDRVSDRLSRGKAWDQAVFNEELFFPSHPGYDGLHASRRTLDFYLFMNSKVLFKKVRKDAHLSKFKPVIIHINYHPDKLSRMKAVVEYYVNGKQDALKSFPDGSDW; via the exons ATGATGATGGGGGGTCGTAGAGACGGCCCTTTGATGAGAAGCAATGAAAAAGGGCGGCGGTCAAGAATTGCAGCGGCTATAGCAATTGGGGTGGTGTTTGGATGCGTCTTTGCCTTGTTGTACCCTCACGGCCTCTTTGTCTCCACTCCACTCCACTCCATCGCCTCTAAATCCTATTTGCAG TTCAACTTGTCTTCATGCGAGTCATCTGAACGCATCAGCATGCTGAAGTCAGAATATGTTGCAGCTTATAAGAAAAATGCCGAGTTGAAAAAGCAGATCCAAGAATTGACTGGAAAGCTGCGGTTAGCTGAGCAAGGAAAAGACAATGCACAGAAACAGGTGTTGGTGTTGGGAGAACAGCAAAAGACTGGTCCTTTTGGCACTGTTAAGAGTTCAAGAACAAATCCTACTGTCGTCCCAGACGTATCTGCGAACCCAAGATTGGCTAAGATACTGGAAAAAGTTGCTGTTAACCGAGAACTTATTGTTGCACTTGCAAATTCAAACGTCAAGAATATGTTGGAAGTTTGGTTTAGCAGCATAAAGAGAGTTGGAATACCCAATTATTTAGTTGTTGCCCTGGATGAAGAAATTGCCAACTTGTGCAGGCACAATAATGTTCCTGTTTATGAGAGAGATCCAGATAATGGGATTGACCTAGTTGGGAGGACAGGAGGAAATCATGCTGTCTCAGGGTTGAAGTTCCAGATATTGAGAGAGTTTTTGCAGCTAGGTTATAGTGTTCTTCTCTCGGACGTTGATATAGTTTATTTGCAAAATCCCTTTGAACATTTTCACCGAGACTCGGATGTGGAATCCATGACCGACGGTCACGATAACAGGACGGCTTATGGTTATGATGATGTATTTGATGAACCTTCGATGGGTTGGGCTCGTTATGCTCATACAATGAGGATATGGGTTTATAATTCTGGTTTCTTCTACATAAGGCCAACAATCCCTTCAATAGAGCTCTTGGATCGCGTTTCCGATCGGCTTTCCCGGGGGAAAGCTTGGGACCAAGCAGTCTTTAACGAGGAGCTTTTTTTCCCTTCGCATCCTGGGTATGATGGGCTTCACGCCTCAAGAAGAACTCTGGATTTTTATCTCTTTATGAACAGCAAGGTCCTCTTCAAGAAAGTAAGAAAAGATGCTCATTTGAGCAAGTTTAAACCAGTAATTATTCATATAAATTATCACCCTGATAAGCTGTCAAGAATGAAAGCAGTTGTGGAGTATTACGTCAATGGAAAACAAGATGCTTTAAAGTCCTTCCCTGATGGTTCAGATTGGTAA
- the LOC113731318 gene encoding uncharacterized protein has product MEAGSTTATNRLSKAFVAENNTNKLVKSSKRASLSKGRKKAGVLQDKSFKKDLDRMRISRSGSENVAFDNSVREYGLESIVDTSNAPLHTNPVILVGHEEDRDGQFNDQDVEEKPKINTFRLNEPAKIPGIPQQERYLDLKARVKELRKENHRLYRQLQGEAEFSLQLKEENRILLDELKRKCGPDIISSLEAENPDQTAQSTDS; this is encoded by the exons ATGGAAGCTGGGAGTACCACTGCAACTAACAGGCTTTCAAAGGCATTTGTGGCTGAGAACAATACTAACAAACTTGTTAAGTCTTCAAAACGAGCTAGTTTATCTAAG GGAAGGAAAAAGGCAGGAGTTCTACAAGATAAATCCTTCAAAAAGGACTTGGATAGAATGAGAATATCCAGGAGTGGTTCTGAAAATGTAGCATTTGACAATAGTGTCAGAGAATACG GATTGGAATCCATAGTGGACACCTCGAATGCACCCCTTCATACAAATCCCGTCATATTAGTTGGACATGAAGAGGATAGAGATGGACAATTTAATGATCAG GATGTAGAAGAAAAACCCAAAATCAACACCTTCCGTCTAAATGAACCAGCCAAGATACCGGGAATTCCTCAACAG GAAAGATATCTAGACTTGAAAGCCAGGGTAAAGGAATTGAGGAAAGAGAATCACAGGCTTTACCGCCAGTTGCAGGGTGAGGCGGAGTTTTCATTGCAGCTTAAAGAAGAAAACCGGATTCTATTG GATGAGCTGAAGCGGAAATGCGGACCAGATATCATCAGTTCCCTTGAGGCCGAAAACCCAGATCAAACCGCTCAATCTACTGATAGTTAA
- the LOC113726345 gene encoding deSI-like protein At4g17486: MKPKLKKGWRSIIPFNVQGKSANCFCIFPSVDSAGYSPKDAPVYLNVYDLTPMNGYFYWAGLGVFHTGVEVHGVEYAFGAHDYPTSGVFEVEPRQCPGFKFRKSILIGTTYMDPVQVREFIEQQSAYYSGDTYQLVRKNCNHFCEDICYRLTGNRIPKWVNRLARIGSICNCILPESLRASTVRHDANFQGCDSEKKKLRSSFGCLSSISLRQKEREVSISSLFLHSHYKGCLTPWEPKISKSGSLKDG, translated from the exons ATGAAAcccaaattaaagaaaggctggCGCTCAATCATTCCTTTTAATGTGCAAGGAAAATCAGCCAACTGTTTTTGCATCTTTCCCAGTGTAGATTCAGCAGGCTATAGTCCAAAGGATGCACCTGTTTATCTCAATGTATACGACTTGACACCTATGAATGGTTACTTTTATTGGGCAGGCCTCGGCGTATTCCATACTGGAGTAGAAG TGCATGGTGTTGAATATGCTTTTGGAGCCCATGACTATCCAACAAGTGGTGTCTTTGAGGTTGAACCTCGCCAATGCCCTGGATTTAAGTTTAGAAAGTCTATTCTCATAGGGACAACCTATATGGATCCCGTCCAGGTTAGAGAGTTCATTGAGCAGCAATCTGCATATTACAGCGGTGATACGTATCAGTTGGTTAGAAAGAACTGCAATCATTTCTGTGAGGATATATGTTACAGATTGACGGGGAATCGCATACCAAAATGGGTGAATCGGCTGGCAAGAATAG GGTCAATTTGCAATTGCATACTTCCTGAATCCCTGAGAGCTTCTACTGTGCGGCATGATGCAAATTTTCAAGGCTGTGACAGCGAGAAAAAGAAACTGAGGAGCTCTTTTGGCTGCCTGTCTTCAATTTCCTTGCGTCAGAAGGAGAGAGAAGTATCAATATCGTCGTTGTTCTTACATTCTCATTACAAAGGCTGCTTGACCCCATGGGAGCCAAAAATTTCTAAAAGTGGTTCTTTAAAGGATGGATAA
- the LOC113726344 gene encoding probable NAD(P)H dehydrogenase (quinone) FQR1-like 2 has translation MGKGGGCLPSKNRQPLVASEQDEPTNPVGDESVSVTIEGQSRTTDAAAAQFQDGVLQRTLTKKLRIFIVFYSMYGHVESLARRMKKGVDGIDGVEGVLYRVAETLETEVLEQMKVPARDDGIPLISVEELVEADGLLFGFPTRYGCMAAQMKAFFDSTGKLWTEQRLAGVPAGFFVSTGTQGGGQETTAWTAITQLVHHGMIYVPIGYTFGAGMFKMDALRGGSPYGAGVFSGDGTREPSEAELALAEHQGKYMALMVRRFAVPHSFPNDHKDGS, from the exons ATGGGTAAAGGAGGAGGGTGTTTGCCAAGCAAAAACAGGCAACCTTTGGTTGCGTCTGAACAGGACGAGCCCACCAATCCAGTTGGCGACGAGTCAGTCTCGGTCACAATCGAGGGCCAAAGCCGCACCACTGATGCAGCAGCAGCTCAGTTCCAAGATGGAGTTTTGCAAAGAACTCTGACCAAGAAATTGAGGATTTTCATTGTGTTTTATTCCATGTATGGACACGTGGAAAGTTTAGCAAGAAGGATGAAGAAAGGGGTTGATGGGATTGACGGAGTTGAAGGGGTGTTGTATAGAGTTGCTGAAACTCTGGAAACAGAGGTTTTGGAGCAGATGAAGGTGCCCGCAAGAGATGATGGGATTCCACTGATCTCTGTGGAGGAATTGGTGGAGGCTGACGGATTGTTGTTTGGGTTTCCTACGCGGTATGGATGTATGGCTGCACAAATGAAGGCATTCTTTGACTCAACTGGGAAGTTGTGGACCGAGCAGAGGCTTGCTGGGGTGCCTGCGGGATTCTTTGTTAGTACTGGTACCCAAGGAGGTGGACAAGAGACTACCGC GTGGACAGCAATTACCCAGTTAGTCCACCACGGTATGATCTACGTTCCAATAGGATACACATTTGGAGCAGGAATGTTTAAGATGGACGCCCTGAGAGGAGGTTCCCCTTATGGAGCAGGAGTCTTCTCAGGGGACGGCACAAGGGAACCCAGTGAAGCAGAGCTCGCACTGGCGGAGCACCAGGGAAAGTACATGGCATTGATGGTGAGGAGGTTTGCGGTGCCTCATTCCTTCCCAAATGATCATAAAGACGGTAGCTAG
- the LOC113726346 gene encoding dolichyl-diphosphooligosaccharide--protein glycosyltransferase 48 kDa subunit-like: MVVITYNNHNNNMSLVFRIIVLLGIAIPFLAILCHSFSPENPTDRRVLVLVDDLAIKSSHSLYFKSLENRGFQLDFKLAGDPKIALHRYGQYLYDALILFSPSIERFGGSINTAAIMDFVDAGHDLILVADESASDLIREVATECGVDFDEDPGAVVIDHINYAVSTTDGDRSLIAADDFIKSSIILGSNTIEAPVLFQGIGQMVNPSNDLVLKVLSASPSAYSANPKSKLSNPPAIYGSAISLVSVVQARNNARILISGSLKMFSNQFFRYGVQKAGSPTKHDKSGNEQFLTEISKWVFHERGHLKAVNVRHHRVGEVDEPSMYRINDDLEYSVEIFEWTGANWEPYVADDVQVQFYMMSPYVLKNLSTDLKGVHHTSFKVPDVYGVFQFKIEYQRLGYSSLSLSKQIPVRPFRHNEYERFITAAFPYYGASFSMMAGFLLFTIFYLYNK, from the exons ATGGTTGTTATAACTTATAACAACCACAATAATAATATGTCGCTCGTTTTTAGAATAATAGTTCTGCTCGGCATTGCAATTCCATTTCTGGCGATTCTCTGCCACTCGTTCTCCCCAGAAAACCCCACCGATCGCCGGGTTTTGGTTTTGGTCGATGACTTAGCGATTAAATCCTCCCACTCTCTTTACTTTAAATCTCTTGAGAACCGAGGGTTCCAACTGGACTTCAAACTCGCCGGTGACCCCAAGATCGCTTTACACAGATATGGCCAGTACTTATACGACGCGCTcatcctcttctctccttccaTCGAAC GATTTGGTGGGTCAATTAATACCGCTGCAATCATGGATTTTGTTGATGCTGGTCATGACTTGATTCTTGTGGCTGATGAATCTGCCTCTGATCTGATTCGAGAGGTTGCCACAGAATGTGGAGTCGATTTTGACGAG GATCCAGGAGCTGTGGTTATTGACCACATTAACTATGCTGTTTCAACTACGGATGGAGATCGTTCTCTAATTGCTGCTGATGATTTCATCAAATCCAGTATCATCTTGGGAAGCAACACTATAGAG GCCCCTGTACTTTTTCAAGGTATCGGCCAGATGGTGAATCCTTCCAATGACTTG GTTTTGAAGGTTCTTTCAGCATCTCCCTCAGCATATTCAGCAAATCCAAAATCTAAGTTATCAAATCCTCCGGCAATCTATGGATCTGCCATCTCTTTGGTTTCAGTCGTGCAG GCCAGAAATAATGCTCGGATATTGATCTCTGGCTCATTAAAAATGTTCAGCAACCA ATTCTTCAGATATGGGGTACAGAAAGCTGGAAGTCCGACTAA ACATGACAAATCTGGAAATGAGCAGTTTTTGACTGAAATTAGCAAATGGGTGTTCCATGAAAGAGGTCATCTAAAG gCTGTTAATGTAAGACATCACAGAGTTGGGGAGGTTGATGAACCTTCTATGTACAGGATCAATGATGACCtg GAATACTCTGttgagatctttgagtggacTGGAGCGAATTGGGAACCATATGTAGCAGATGATGTTCAAGTTCAGTTTTACATGATGAGTCCGTATGTTCTGAAGAATTTGTCAACTGATCTGAAG GGTGTACACCATACATCATTCAAAGTACCAGATGTTTACGGAGTATTCCAGTTTAAGATTGAGTATCAGAGGCTTGGGTACTCGAGCTTGAGCCTATCAAAGCAG ATTCCAGTTCGACCTTTCAGACATAATGAATACGAGAGATTCATAACAGCTGCTTTCCCTTACTATGGGGCATCGTTCTCTAtg ATGGCAGGTTTTCTTCTTTTCACCATTTTCTACTTGTACAACAAGTGA
- the LOC113729561 gene encoding adenylate isopentenyltransferase 5, chloroplastic-like isoform X1, which translates to MGSSAVTCKYKPSRSIPCCMGCFGGIFNKNKVIFIMGATGTGKSRLSIDLATQIPAEIINSDKIQVYKGLDIVTNKVTEKEREGVPHHLLGEVEPDSDFTTRDFCYEALSAIDRILDSGRFPIIVGGSNSFLEALVEDPLYKFKSRFACCFIWIDVSPPVLFSYVSKRVDQMVDAGLVEEVGEIFDPEADYGRGIRRAIGVPEMDEYFRAEAKMDETSKETLLASAIEEIKSNTCKLACRQVEKIQRLKNELRWPINRIDATVVFEKTSAEEADNAWNMCVFDPCMKILSPFLNA; encoded by the exons ATGGGGTCTTCAGCAGTAACGTGTAAATATAAACCCAGCCGTAGTATTCCATg CTGCATGGGTTGCTTTGGCGGTATCTTCAACAAGAACAAGGTGATCTTCATCATGGGAGCCACAGGAACTGGAAAATCCCGTCTGTCAATCGACCTGGCAACCCAAATTCCTGCTGAGATTATAAACTCGGACAAAATACAAGTGTACAAGGGACTTGACATTGTGACCAACAAGGTTACCGAGAAGGAGAGAGAAGGGGTGCCGCACCATTTGCTGGGAGAAGTGGAGCCTGATTCCGACTTCACTACTCGTGACTTCTGTTACGAGGCACTCTCAGCCATAGACAGGATTCTGGACTCTGGTCGATTCCCAATCATTGTTGGTGGATCCAATTCGTTTCTCGAAGCACTTGTGGAGGACCCTCtttacaagttcaaatcaaGATTCGCTTGTTGCTTCATTTGGATTGATGTTTCCCCACCCGTTCTTTTTTCCTATGTCTCCAAAAGAGTTGATCAGATGGTGGATGCAG GCCTAGTTGAAGAAGTTGGAGAAATATTTGATCCGGAGGCAGATTATGGCAGAGGCATTCGACGGGCAATTGGAGTCCCTGAAATGGACGAGTACTTTCGGGCGGAGGCAAAAATGGACGAAACAAGCAAGGAGACGTTGCTGGCTTCAGCTATTGAAGAAATTAAGAGCAACACTTGCAAATTAGCTTGCCGTCAGGTGGAGAAGATTCAGAGGCTAAAGAACGAGCTTAGATGGCCCATAAACCGCATCGATGCTACAGTTGTGTTCGAGAAAACAAGCGCAGAAGAAGCTGATAATGCATGGAATATGTGCGTCTTCGACCCATGCATGAAGATACTCAGTCCATTTCTCAATGCATAG
- the LOC113729561 gene encoding adenylate isopentenyltransferase 5, chloroplastic-like isoform X2, whose translation MGCFGGIFNKNKVIFIMGATGTGKSRLSIDLATQIPAEIINSDKIQVYKGLDIVTNKVTEKEREGVPHHLLGEVEPDSDFTTRDFCYEALSAIDRILDSGRFPIIVGGSNSFLEALVEDPLYKFKSRFACCFIWIDVSPPVLFSYVSKRVDQMVDAGLVEEVGEIFDPEADYGRGIRRAIGVPEMDEYFRAEAKMDETSKETLLASAIEEIKSNTCKLACRQVEKIQRLKNELRWPINRIDATVVFEKTSAEEADNAWNMCVFDPCMKILSPFLNA comes from the exons ATGGGTTGCTTTGGCGGTATCTTCAACAAGAACAAGGTGATCTTCATCATGGGAGCCACAGGAACTGGAAAATCCCGTCTGTCAATCGACCTGGCAACCCAAATTCCTGCTGAGATTATAAACTCGGACAAAATACAAGTGTACAAGGGACTTGACATTGTGACCAACAAGGTTACCGAGAAGGAGAGAGAAGGGGTGCCGCACCATTTGCTGGGAGAAGTGGAGCCTGATTCCGACTTCACTACTCGTGACTTCTGTTACGAGGCACTCTCAGCCATAGACAGGATTCTGGACTCTGGTCGATTCCCAATCATTGTTGGTGGATCCAATTCGTTTCTCGAAGCACTTGTGGAGGACCCTCtttacaagttcaaatcaaGATTCGCTTGTTGCTTCATTTGGATTGATGTTTCCCCACCCGTTCTTTTTTCCTATGTCTCCAAAAGAGTTGATCAGATGGTGGATGCAG GCCTAGTTGAAGAAGTTGGAGAAATATTTGATCCGGAGGCAGATTATGGCAGAGGCATTCGACGGGCAATTGGAGTCCCTGAAATGGACGAGTACTTTCGGGCGGAGGCAAAAATGGACGAAACAAGCAAGGAGACGTTGCTGGCTTCAGCTATTGAAGAAATTAAGAGCAACACTTGCAAATTAGCTTGCCGTCAGGTGGAGAAGATTCAGAGGCTAAAGAACGAGCTTAGATGGCCCATAAACCGCATCGATGCTACAGTTGTGTTCGAGAAAACAAGCGCAGAAGAAGCTGATAATGCATGGAATATGTGCGTCTTCGACCCATGCATGAAGATACTCAGTCCATTTCTCAATGCATAG
- the LOC140035523 gene encoding putative lipid-transfer protein DIR1, with translation MEGAAGNTGKLAVVAALVVVAAAIGANAVPVVHPSDICGISIDDLMSCKPAVAAAAVKVPQQGRCCTALKLADLTCLCSFSSYMPMFGIDPDHAMELPVKCHITDSFHC, from the coding sequence ATGGAGGGAGCAGCGGGTAATACTGGCAAGCTTGCCGTGGTGGCTGCTTTGGTGGTGGTTGCAGCCGCCATTGGGGCCAATGCTGTCCCTGTAGTACACCCCAGTGATATTTGTGGGATAAGCATTGATGATCTGATGTCCTGCAAACCAGCTGTGGCGGCTGCAGCTGTTAAGGTCCCGCAACAGGGTCGTTGTTGCACGGCTCTCAAGCTTGCCGACTTGACTTGCCTTTGCTCATTTTCCAGCTACATGCCTATGTTTGGAATTGATCCAGACCACGCCATGGAACTCCCTGTCAAATGCCATATTACCGACTCCTTCCATTGCTAA